A section of the Candidatus Nitrosacidococcus sp. I8 genome encodes:
- the dnaN gene encoding DNA polymerase III subunit beta, which translates to MHFLIEREKIIRHLIIVCGVVERRNTLPILSNVLFIVQDQELILVATNLDIEIKTTLNIQQRVPGRVTVSAKKILDICRTISPQSILEIQKKNEQIYIKSENNQFVLSTLPADNFPLTEEFSDIDKIELTQVELKNLLRQTAFCMANQDARYYLNGLLIEIESCGISVAATDGHRLAIGSLAKNFQDREKIQVIIPRKGVLELIRLLGETNDSITLTLSSNQIRVEFQGFFLLSKLIDGQFPDYKQVLPTGYNKQLIVHRETLKRALVKANILIKDKFHGVRLELLNSKLKITATNNENETAKIEVEANYMGDALEIAFNNTYLIEILSIITTDEVKLEFINNNNSCLITPISNQNNYKYILMPMRL; encoded by the coding sequence ATGCATTTTTTAATTGAACGTGAAAAAATTATTAGACATCTTATTATCGTTTGTGGTGTGGTAGAGCGTCGCAATACTTTACCTATTCTTTCCAATGTCTTATTTATAGTTCAGGACCAAGAATTAATTCTGGTGGCTACAAATCTTGACATAGAAATAAAAACCACTCTAAACATTCAACAGAGAGTACCTGGAAGAGTAACTGTTTCTGCAAAAAAAATTTTGGATATTTGCCGTACTATATCTCCACAATCCATATTAGAAATTCAAAAAAAGAATGAACAAATTTACATTAAATCAGAGAATAACCAATTTGTATTAAGTACATTACCTGCAGATAATTTTCCTCTCACAGAAGAGTTCTCCGATATAGACAAAATAGAACTCACTCAAGTAGAGCTAAAAAACTTGTTGCGGCAAACTGCATTTTGTATGGCAAATCAAGATGCTCGGTATTATTTAAATGGGCTATTAATAGAAATAGAATCATGCGGAATTTCAGTGGCTGCTACTGATGGGCATCGTCTTGCTATAGGTAGCTTAGCTAAAAACTTTCAAGATAGAGAAAAAATTCAAGTCATCATTCCACGTAAAGGAGTATTAGAACTGATTAGACTACTAGGAGAAACTAACGATTCCATAACCCTAACGCTAAGCAGTAATCAGATCAGAGTTGAATTTCAAGGATTTTTCTTATTATCTAAACTCATAGATGGACAGTTTCCAGATTATAAGCAAGTCCTCCCGACAGGATATAATAAGCAATTAATAGTGCACCGAGAAACATTGAAGCGAGCCTTAGTTAAGGCGAATATTCTTATAAAGGATAAATTTCACGGAGTACGACTAGAGTTGCTAAATTCAAAACTAAAAATCACCGCTACAAACAATGAAAATGAAACAGCAAAAATTGAGGTAGAAGCTAATTATATGGGAGATGCATTAGAAATTGCCTTCAATAATACCTACCTTATAGAAATACTTAGTATTATCACTACTGATGAGGTAAAGCTAGAATTTATCAATAATAATAATAGCTGCCTTATCACCCCAATTAGCAATCAGAATAACTACAAATATATACTTATGCCAATGCGGCTATAA